From the genome of Falco cherrug isolate bFalChe1 chromosome 15, bFalChe1.pri, whole genome shotgun sequence:
TCCCTTGGGGCAGTTAGTGTCAGCTGTCCCGGCAACTCCATTTCTTGATTCAGTAagattaaattttgaaaaatacagtacatGAGCTATTATTTGGCAACATAATAGAAGTGGTCAGGTGCTCCCTTCTAATTCCTTTCGTACTGTTCCTGCATAAACATCTCCTGAATTGCTGTAAGGAGCAGTTGTCTGTAGCTTGAGAGCGCTTCTCTAAGGTCAAAACCCTGCTGACTTTGCTTACGAAACGGGCACGCACTTACAAATTCAGCTTTGTGCCCCAGGGAAAGTCAGTAAAAGTGTGTGTAAAACCCAGGTTGCAATGCAGAGGTTTAGCTTACAACCTATGGAAGAGGGCAAAGGGTGTACAATAGAGAAAAGATAAtgcagaaaggcaaaaggaaaaatagtatCAAAACAGTCAGTGAGTTGATCAGTGGCCCAACCCTTTGTCTTGGTCTCTGTTGCTGACTCTTAGTTGACAGACGGATGGATGAGCCTGGTTGACAAGGCTTATACAATTACTGGGTTTTGGTCTACATTTCCAGCAGCGTGTATCTGTGGCACTGCAGTGGCCGTTCACAGTGTCGTGACTTGCCATCTCCTTTTCAGcgaaggcagagctgcctgtggccgtggggcagccctggcccgAAGCGCAGCTGGAGTCTCATGGGACCGAGCTCCCCCCCGCAGTGTCACCAGCCCACCTTGCTGGGCAAGAGACAAAGACTATATCAAAGTGCTACGTCCAAGTCACAGGAATGACGTGTGCCTCGTGTGTAGCCAACATAGAGAGAAATTTGAGAAGAGAAGACGGTAAGCTGGATGTCAGTGTTATCTCttaaatttgtgtttcttttaaataatccATCTAGCTTTTGTGCAGCATTTTTAATGAGTGGGCTGTCAAGGGAAGTACCGTTGCTGGTGCGTTTCATGGGTGGGATCATAGTCTACTCACTGTTTGCTCATAGGATGCAAACAGTGTTGTTCTTGCTGGTTTGTGGATGTGTGGCCAGAGGCTGCCTTTGCAAAAGCAGGAGCTGGAGTGCTCCAGAGAGAATTTAAGGATCAAATTCAGATCCtttagaaactaaaaataatctttttctatGGGAGGGATGTGCCCAGGCCTGCAACTTAAACGCAGAAGCATATGTGCCTGCGTTGGGAAGGGAGCTGTTAGAGAGGGACAGCGTTTATATGGATTAAAGACACGTAAGTTAACCTTAGCTCGGCGAGTCAGGACAGCTATCTCTACCTTCTGTCAGCGTGATGGTTATATTTGCAGGAACAAATAGCTGCATGACCATGATGTAATAAAGAGTCATTAATGTAGACTGTTTAATTACTGTAATGAAAGTGGATGTGTTCCAGGTTAAcctggaatttaatttttttcatcctaGAAAATGGGTTAACAGAAATCCTTTTCACTTAACGTACAGTAGGATTGCACGTTGGTAGATCTGCCCTTTCTCATGGGTGGTGTTGTCCCTTGAAGAAAAGGCTTTTGGAAATGGTTAACGCAGATCAAAAAAATAggcaaaactgtatttcagaagaacTTTTTTAGAGTAAAAACAGGTCATATAGCATAGTTTGACCATCTGTAATGAGACTGTTAAAAGCATGCAACGCATGGAGTAATACTTTCATCTGTCACATCTACACTTAGGTGCTGTTGTTGCAATGTTGTTTGTATCTTCCAAAAATGATGACTTTTTATATGCACCTACAATACGGTAGCTTTCTCAATTTCAATAAATTGCTATTGTGCCATCAGGTTACCATAAACGCAGTGTTCCACTCAAACGTGATCTGCcattcacatttttgttttctaggaaTACATTCAATACTTGTTGCCCTAATGGCAGGAAAGGCAGAAGTAAGGTATAATCCTGCTGTCATACATCCTTCAGCTATTGCAGAGCTCATACGGGAACTGGGATTTGGAGCTACCGTGATGGAAAACTGTGGGGAAGGAGATGGAATTCTGGAACTTGTTGTAAGCTAGTAATTAAAACCAGCCACCCCTGTCTTTATTACTTTTATCTATTGAATGTGTTTGTGTAAGCATCCACTTCCTAAAAGTGTTCATCACATAATAGAGCTCAATTTACAAAAAACAAAGTTTAAGACTACACCAAGTATGTATCACAAACTGTATCATGCCGTACAAACTGTGCTGGCTCACTACTACACTTAAGTTGGAGGAATATTCCTGTGagttttttgtttactttgcCAATTGcaggaatttcctttttttttttttttttgtttgtaggTGAATCTAGCACAATGCACCCCAGCTCTGAGCCCGACGAGCCAGCAGAGGTTTAGCAGAGCTTAATAACCTCGTCTCTCTGCTATGCTTCCTCTGTAGTGCTGTCATCCTTAACTAGAGAGCTCCATCTCACTGCTTTAAACCCCAGAAATACGCAATAAGCAATTCAGGATAGtcataaatgctttttcttttcctactttttaAGGTGCATAACCTGTGGTTTTGGTAACAGGAGTGAGCCTTTGTTTTACAGGTGAGAGGAATGACTTGCGCTTCTTGTGTACACAAAATAGAATCCACCCTCATGAAGACTAACGGTGTTTTATACTGCTCAGTAGCTCTTGCAACCAACAAAGCACATGTTAAGTACGATCCTGAGGTTATAGGTCCTCGAGATGTTATACAAGTAATAAAGGTAAGTGTCATGAAGGCACCGAGTCTTGTAAAATGTCCAGTGTCCTTTGAAGAGTTACATACCCCAGAAACAGAAGGCAAGACTATTAAAGGGAAATATCTGtgtctcttcctccctctgctaTCTCTTAACGCAGGTTTCTGCAGATACTATGTTCTCAAAAGCAATGCTCTATCCTGACTTGGTCTAAGGTTTTAAGTAGAAATACTAGGAGAGCCAGGCTGTGGTAGAGTTGAAGATACCAGCTATGTGTTTGTCGAAAAATGAAGCACATCCATGGGTGCTGTAGCAGGAGAGAGGTGAAATAAGTTTCTTGGCTTTCTCCCTCGATTTCTCCACTTCCATGCTTCAGGAGTAACCACCTTGGAAAGCCACATCTTAGAATAGCATTTTAATGTTCTAGACAGATTGGTTTCTACGTcaaattgcttttctctctttgcactgaaaaatagTGATAGTCAAATCAGAAATGTTAATGAAGTAAATCATATGTAAGGCTGGCACCATCAGTCATCTGGCAATAACTTTATATGAGACCAAAGTGTCCTTAAAAATTGGCTGTTCTCTTTATTgttatgcttttttctttaggatTTGGGTTTCACTACTTCGTTAGTCAAAAAAGATAGATCTGCTAGTCATCTAGATCACAAACAGGAGATAAGGCAGTAAGTATTCCTGAACATATTTAGATTTTATAAACATCTCGATTCTTCTGCTTCCATCAACAGTAAAGTtaggattaatttttttgtgactGTGCAGACTTATTAGCACTAGACTGCAAAAcagttgtgtgttttttctttttttctttttttttttttccaaatctgagGTGGAAAAGGTCGTTTGTTGTGAGTCTCGTTTTCTGCATTCCTGTCATGGGGCTGATGATTTACATGATGGTTATGGACAGTCAGCTTTCAGATGCTCGTGCACATCACAACATGAGCAGCGAGGAAATGGAGGCCCTTCACTCCTCGATGGTCCTGGAacaccagctcctgccaggactCTCTGTTATGAATTTTCTATCGTTTTTACTCTGTGTCCCTGTACAGGTAAGTGGGAAGATGACAACTCCTGGTTTGTTGGGCTTAAACACTCAAAATGGGAGGtgatgaagaaattaaatttgaaaagcGACTCTAATTCTGCTGATCGAAAATGTGTTTGAGGGCGCTGTGGACCGTGCTGAGTGGGCGTAGGGGTGCTGGGCAGCATCGGaggcagcctgcctggctggcGAGCACGGGGAGGAGCTGGTGGACCTGTGTGGGGCCGGGAACACCGGAGAGTACTGCGGTAGCGATCCCAGCCCTTGACTAGAGCTGGGATTTTGTTGGGGAAGAggtggggaaggcagagaaggCAAATAAAACCGGCGTCTCCCTCTCTGACAGTAACACCGCTGTGGCGTGTTACAGACACGTGTATAAAACGCGACGGACGCTCTCGTTGCAGATATTTGGAGGCTGGCACTTCTACATACAGGCGTACAGAGCTCTGAAGCACAGAACTGCGAATATGGATGTGCTCATTGTTTTGGCAACCTCCATTGCGTTCGTCTACTCATTTGTTATCCTTCTAGTTGCAATGGCtgagaaagcaaaagtaaaCCCCGTAACGTTCTTCGACACACCTCCTATGCTGTTCGTGTTCATCTCCCTGGGCCGGTGGCTGGAGCATGTTGCGAAGGTAAGGCAAATAGGTGCCGTTTCGGAATGTTGTGTATCTTTCAAACAAAAGCTTTGTTAGGTTCTTTTAACCTTTGTTGCAAAATAATGTTCAGTAACCAAActattaaaatgtgaaattactTAATATAATCTGTTTgcagaaagtgttttcttaatAGGGTAAATTGCAACATACGCAGTTGTCATTTACCcagccattttttttcaatagcatagtcagaaaaatataaaaattattattctagGGTAAAACATCAGAAGCGCTGGCAAGACTAATTTCATTACAAGCTACTGAAGCTACTATTGTTACCTTGGGCCCTGATAACGTTCTTTTAAGGTATCTTGCTTTGTcgtttttctctgttttttccttttttgttgttaatacGCATAATTAACAGACAAATGTTACCATTCTATAGAAATATGAAGCAAATAACTGCAGATTTGCTGGCAGATTTGCCAGatataaatgttaaaatgcagaaaattaacGCTGCTGTGATTTGTATTACTGGAATATTGCTAACTTTTGCTGAACTAAGAAAATTAGTTGATTTGCTCAActggaaagtaaataaaatgatGATAAAGTAATCGTAGTGCTCATTATAAAGGGCTTTCTTCTGACCATTTCTGTATACATTAATGATGTCAACCAGTGGGATGATGTTTTGTGTGTAGTGACAGCTGCTTTTGCCTGGGAAACTTCAGTTGTAACAGCCTCTTATTAACAACACTACTTTGTTCTAGTGAAGAGCAAGTCGATGTGGAGCTGGTTCAACGAGGTGACATTGTCAGAGTGATCCCAGGAGGCAAATTCCCAGTGGACGGTCGTGTTATTGAAGGACACTCTATGGTAGATGAATCTCTTATCACAGGTGAGCACTTGCTTTTTGctactgtaaaaatgtttttcttttcctttaaacaaaTCTGAAGAAGAGGAGTTAACTGATGTTCTCCTCAGTCTTCTAACTGCATGTTAGGAGTTGGTAGCTGCTATAATGTTGCCGAAATATACCTTAGTATCTGTCCTTGACCTTTCCTTAGGTGAAGCAATGCCTGTGACTAAAAAACCTGGCAATACAGTTATTGCAGGTTCGATTAATCAGAATGGATCACTGCTGATTTCGGCAACCCATGTCGGAGCTGATACAACTCTTTCCCAGATTGTTAAACTTGTGGAGGAGGCCCAGACCTCAAAGGTAGAGTATTATCAAATTAAGCATTTGGGTTTCATCTTATCATTTAGGCATCAGCACATCAAATCGTTTAAAGAGTGGTTAAGATTATTTAGGCTTGCATTGCAGTTGCATAATGAAGTATCTTGGTGAATAAGGACTTTGATATGGTCTGCTGTTCCAAGTCTCGTCGTCTTATTAAGCAAATACATAATTATAAAGTGTGGTATGCCAAATGTGCTGCAAACAGAAGCTATGATTATGTCTCTGTCTGAAGGCGTGCAAGACAGTAAGCATGATGTTGCCTGAGCTGATGTTTTTCCTTCCTAGGCTCCTATCCAGCAATTTGCAGACAAACTTAGTGGCTGCTTCGTTCCTTTTATTGTGGCTGTCTCTGTGGCTACCCTTTTTGTCTGGATTGTAATTGGATTTGTGGATTTTGAAATagtagaaaaatactttctggtAAGTAAGTCTCCTTAAACACCTTCTGAAATAGGTAAAAAAGAGTTAGCCTACAAGTCTGTTAGACTGCGATCATTGCCTTTACCTGAATTATCCTTGCAGGCAGTTGCTGACTGTAGATATTATATTATTGTTCTtgttatatttttcatattgctttttttaacacttttatATTTATACTTACCACTCCTAGGTTTATACTTAAAGAGAATCTGCAGCAATTCATCAACTCCTAAAAATTAGTACTTAAAACgaaaaagttaattaaaagcAGTGGATACTAAATGTCAAAATTGCCCgctttctgttcctcctttGTGGGGAAGAGAAGTCCCTTGTGTCACAAGCTCCACTTCTGCATCTAGTTTTGTTAGCATAGCTCGGTGTAAATTCATctttgaaatcagtggaattAATCTTCATTGCAGATGCAAGCAGAGGATCAGGATCCTAACTTGTACCTTAGGGTTGCTTTAGGTCACAGGTTTCCTAGTTAATGACAGTTTCTGTAGAATTTATTAGCTTCCAGGAAGGCAATCTTCAAATCCTTTGTTGCTGTATTTGTCGTTGATAGAGTATCTTTTATTACATTGTGGCGTAATATTGTTGATAGAGTATCTTTTATTGCTTGACAGCATACAGAAGTTACCATAGCACGTGGTACCTTACTTGGGAAAATGTCCTGTAAATAAGACAGATTGTGGGTATAGGCAGTATAGAACAGAACTTAGTTAACTAGTCATTATCTTTGTCATTAATCTTACCTTTACCATGATTTGCCTGTGCTTTACTACTTAGTATTAAGTATTTTAGCTTATATACTTGCcgattattttattttttttttttaacatcaaagGCAACATGTAGTTGAATATGTTGTTTCTACTGTTTGATTTCTTCTATAACTGAAATAAACTTCTGTCACTAGGGTTACAATAAgagcatttctgcagctgaagtGGTAATCCGCTTTGCTTTCCAAGCCTCTATCACAGTGCTGTGCATTGCGTGCCCCTGTTCTCTGGGATTAGCCACCCCGACAGCGGTGATGGTCGGCACTGGAGTGGGAGCCCAGAACGGCATCCTGATCAAAGGAGGCGAGCCGCTGGAGATGGCACACAAGGTAGGAAACGCAGGAGGTTGCTACCAGGGTGGTGCTGGTGGCGTTTTACCGCTGGCTGCCCTAGTAGGTAATTACGTGTGCTTCGGTGTGTGTCGGTAAGTGACGGATCGTTAGTGAATTGGGTTGAACTGGGTGGTTTTCTGAGGCAGCTACACCTTAAAGCTTTTTTACTGAATGAAGTCTTCCTGGTTTGTTGCAGGTAAAGGTGGTCGTATTTGACAAAACGGGTACTATTACTCATGGGACTCCCGAAGTGATGCAGGTGAAGTTTCTAGTGGAGAGTAACCAACTACCACACAATAAAATGCTGGCGATAGTGGGGACCGCAGAGAGTAATAGCGAGCATCCTCTTGGAGTAGCAATaacaaaatactgcaaaaaggTAAGATAGTTGTACAGGAAAAGTGTAGCTTGTGTTATGGAGGAACCTCTCCTGCAGTACTTAATATGTATGAATAGTCttgtgttatttaaaaagtaattggtGTATCCAGTCGGGAAAGCTGAAAGTTGAGGAGCCACATAAATCGCTTAATCCTGTATTAGGTGTGCTGGATACTCCAGCTTAAGTTTTCATGGTTGATGTTTCTCTGTTCCTGGTAGAGTTAGTGTGGCTGCACTTTATTTCGTGAGGTTTGTAAATGCATCTCGTGGTCtaacctcagccagcagctaaTAGCGAAGCACCGTGCAGCTGCCAACTcgctccctgcccccagcccacacagcgggatggggaggagggagcggggaaaaggtaaaactcatgggttgacATAAGAATTTAATAACTGAtgtgaaataaagtaaaaactaATAACGGTTGTaatggaaaggagggagaaggggagaggaataaaatccaaagggaaaaaacccaagtgatgcatGATACAATTGCTCACCGCCCGCTGACcggtgcccagccagtccccgagcagcgatCGGCCggccctggccagctcccccTGGTTTATACACTCAACAtaatgttctatggtatggagtATCCTATGgctagttcaggccagctgtcctggccgtgtccccttcccaatttcttgtgcccctccagccttctggctggcagggtctgagaagctgaaaagcccttgacttggtataaaatTACCTAACAACAACTAAACCCATCcgtgtgctatcaacatttactctcataccaaatccaaaacacagcgctgcactggctatcaagaagaaaattaactgtgtcccagctgaaaccaggacaatgtggcatgcttttatatattttaaatttttctctgcttgcatCCTTTTTCTTTAGGAGCTGGACTCGGAAACCCTTGGGACATGTACAGATTTTCAGGTAGTTCCAGGCTGCGGCATTAGTTGTAAAGTCACCAATATTGAAGGACTACtctacaggaaaaataagatgGTTGAAGAAAACAATATGAAAAATGTGACACTTGTGAAAATTGAGGAAAGTATGGACAGATTGGTACAGCCTGCTTCCATTATTGATGCTGAACTACCAAGTAAGCTAACTCTGATTTATAGAATGAAAGggataatttttgcttttgtgtctttAGGATCCATAAGAATGAGGTCACTTCTTTCTGCCCTGGAGAATCATCAAGGCAGATGTGAAGTCATTGGTTTATGTCGTGCTCGCACATCAGTCAGGTCACTTTGATTAAATACAGTTTGAAGTTACATGTTGAATATGGGGCTGGAAAATCATACAGGAATTGTCTTGCAGCtctgtttttactttgcttCATCCCAAGTTACCATTTGCTAGCCAAaattatgtgtgtgtgcacacttCTCCAATCAAGAACAGCTCGTTGTTAGATCGTTCAACTCGATGGGGCTGTGAGATACCTATTGGAAGCACTGAGGGAGGGACTTGGTTCTTCACTGTCTTTGTGACCTGTGATTCTTGGTCCACTGACCTGCTTAACTACCCCTGACTGAAGAAGCCGTGGTGGCTGTCTAGTTAGGGACACATGGAAATGTTGGTAGGGCAGAAGGTATTGAGAACTACTTTCTGCTTGGGTTATCTGTAAATGGTATTCCAGCGCGTACTGGGAGAACCTGGATAGGATTAGCTGGAGGGAAACTTCCCAGTTATTCGTATTACAGTAGgattgtgttttcttccttcagctgctgtgacCTCTCAGAAATACTCTGTTCTCATTGGGAACCGGGAATGGATGAACAGAAACGGCCTCCTTGTTAAAAATGAGGTTGACAAAGCCATGACAGAACACGAGCAGAGAGGTCGCACAGCGGTTCTGGCAGCTGTTGATGGTAagttcagtgctgtgctggtttttttattcAGGGGTCGATTTGTCACTATTTAAATAGAAAGTAATAAGTAACAATGTCATAGCCGTTACACCTGATGAAGAGAGATCATTAGCTCATTTTGTAACACTTCCATATGAGAAAGACCTCTTCCTGCCTGCCTTAGCGGACTCGAGAGTTGAACAATAAAGCAAAGACTTCAAAGAGagcaaaggggaagaaagaagagaaaagaattattttatttgttattggACAGTCCATGCTCTGTGTTTCCTCAGACATTGCTGCCCTGATAGCTGTTCTCATTCTGTGTTTTACTGGCGATGCTACCGCTTCTGGAATTGGTCTTACTGGGGAAAAACAgtcaagttttttttttttcttaaagcaataAAGATCTTTATTACAAActcattctttccttctgttcttttagGGGTGCT
Proteins encoded in this window:
- the ATP7A gene encoding copper-transporting ATPase 1 isoform X1 gives rise to the protein MEAKSIVIGVEGMTCNSCVQTIEQHVGKMNGIHNVKVSLEDKNAVIIYDSKLQTPATLQEAIYDMGFDATLADSNPQPVLPDTIFLTIPTQSALTSKQICSTLRKNKGIVDVKMSSDQKIAVVTFISSIVNGKQISQMVPGVELSLSAPEVTPGTCEDSSWSHASNVVLRLKVDGMTCHSCTSTIEGKIGKLQGIQRIKVSLDNQEAVVVYQPHLITAEEIKHQIEAAGFTAAFKKQPRPLKLSAVDLERLRNAQTKGSESALKHNSNVNETKTVAFRVDGMHCSSCVLNIQSAISALPSVTSVVVSLEKKSATINYNPNLISVEVLRRAIEAVSPETFKVSLPDEYENVTLFPTLVSPLKSPHPALKDAGQPLTQVVVINIEGMTCNSCVQSVEGVIAQKAGVRSVHVSLTNRNGTIEYDPLQTSPEDLLSSIEDMGFDASLSAKAELPVAVGQPWPEAQLESHGTELPPAVSPAHLAGQETKTISKCYVQVTGMTCASCVANIERNLRREDGIHSILVALMAGKAEVRYNPAVIHPSAIAELIRELGFGATVMENCGEGDGILELVVRGMTCASCVHKIESTLMKTNGVLYCSVALATNKAHVKYDPEVIGPRDVIQVIKDLGFTTSLVKKDRSASHLDHKQEIRQWKRSFVVSLVFCIPVMGLMIYMMVMDSQLSDARAHHNMSSEEMEALHSSMVLEHQLLPGLSVMNFLSFLLCVPVQIFGGWHFYIQAYRALKHRTANMDVLIVLATSIAFVYSFVILLVAMAEKAKVNPVTFFDTPPMLFVFISLGRWLEHVAKGKTSEALARLISLQATEATIVTLGPDNVLLSEEQVDVELVQRGDIVRVIPGGKFPVDGRVIEGHSMVDESLITGEAMPVTKKPGNTVIAGSINQNGSLLISATHVGADTTLSQIVKLVEEAQTSKAPIQQFADKLSGCFVPFIVAVSVATLFVWIVIGFVDFEIVEKYFLGYNKSISAAEVVIRFAFQASITVLCIACPCSLGLATPTAVMVGTGVGAQNGILIKGGEPLEMAHKVKVVVFDKTGTITHGTPEVMQVKFLVESNQLPHNKMLAIVGTAESNSEHPLGVAITKYCKKELDSETLGTCTDFQVVPGCGISCKVTNIEGLLYRKNKMVEENNMKNVTLVKIEESMDRLVQPASIIDAELPTAVTSQKYSVLIGNREWMNRNGLLVKNEVDKAMTEHEQRGRTAVLAAVDGVLCGLIAIADTVKPEAELAVYTLKSMGLEVVLMTGDNSKTARSIASQVGITKVFAEVLPSHKVAKVKQLQDEGKRVAMVGDGINDSPALAMANVGIAIGTGTDVAIEAADVVLIRDDLMDVVASIDLSRKTVKRIRINFVFALIYNLIGVPIAAGAFMPLGLVLQPWMGSAAMAASSVSVVLSSLLLKMYQKPSSEKLEVRARGQMRHKSPSEISVRIGIDEMGTGSPKLSLMDRIINYSRASINSLFSDKRSVNSVVLNEPDKHSLLVGDFGEDDDTAL
- the ATP7A gene encoding copper-transporting ATPase 1 isoform X2; the encoded protein is MEAKSIVIGVEGMTCNSCVQTIEQHVGKMNGIHNVKISQMVPGVELSLSAPEVTPGTCEDSSWSHASNVVLRLKVDGMTCHSCTSTIEGKIGKLQGIQRIKVSLDNQEAVVVYQPHLITAEEIKHQIEAAGFTAAFKKQPRPLKLSAVDLERLRNAQTKGSESALKHNSNVNETKTVAFRVDGMHCSSCVLNIQSAISALPSVTSVVVSLEKKSATINYNPNLISVEVLRRAIEAVSPETFKVSLPDEYENVTLFPTLVSPLKSPHPALKDAGQPLTQVVVINIEGMTCNSCVQSVEGVIAQKAGVRSVHVSLTNRNGTIEYDPLQTSPEDLLSSIEDMGFDASLSAKAELPVAVGQPWPEAQLESHGTELPPAVSPAHLAGQETKTISKCYVQVTGMTCASCVANIERNLRREDGIHSILVALMAGKAEVRYNPAVIHPSAIAELIRELGFGATVMENCGEGDGILELVVRGMTCASCVHKIESTLMKTNGVLYCSVALATNKAHVKYDPEVIGPRDVIQVIKDLGFTTSLVKKDRSASHLDHKQEIRQWKRSFVVSLVFCIPVMGLMIYMMVMDSQLSDARAHHNMSSEEMEALHSSMVLEHQLLPGLSVMNFLSFLLCVPVQIFGGWHFYIQAYRALKHRTANMDVLIVLATSIAFVYSFVILLVAMAEKAKVNPVTFFDTPPMLFVFISLGRWLEHVAKGKTSEALARLISLQATEATIVTLGPDNVLLSEEQVDVELVQRGDIVRVIPGGKFPVDGRVIEGHSMVDESLITGEAMPVTKKPGNTVIAGSINQNGSLLISATHVGADTTLSQIVKLVEEAQTSKAPIQQFADKLSGCFVPFIVAVSVATLFVWIVIGFVDFEIVEKYFLGYNKSISAAEVVIRFAFQASITVLCIACPCSLGLATPTAVMVGTGVGAQNGILIKGGEPLEMAHKVKVVVFDKTGTITHGTPEVMQVKFLVESNQLPHNKMLAIVGTAESNSEHPLGVAITKYCKKELDSETLGTCTDFQVVPGCGISCKVTNIEGLLYRKNKMVEENNMKNVTLVKIEESMDRLVQPASIIDAELPTAVTSQKYSVLIGNREWMNRNGLLVKNEVDKAMTEHEQRGRTAVLAAVDGVLCGLIAIADTVKPEAELAVYTLKSMGLEVVLMTGDNSKTARSIASQVGITKVFAEVLPSHKVAKVKQLQDEGKRVAMVGDGINDSPALAMANVGIAIGTGTDVAIEAADVVLIRDDLMDVVASIDLSRKTVKRIRINFVFALIYNLIGVPIAAGAFMPLGLVLQPWMGSAAMAASSVSVVLSSLLLKMYQKPSSEKLEVRARGQMRHKSPSEISVRIGIDEMGTGSPKLSLMDRIINYSRASINSLFSDKRSVNSVVLNEPDKHSLLVGDFGEDDDTAL